In Desulfobacteraceae bacterium, a genomic segment contains:
- a CDS encoding class I SAM-dependent methyltransferase, with product MSWEDFYSQNAVLLAARYERLDPERLHRGWREFLPASGAAVLDVGAGSGRDAAWLAGLGHAVVAVEPCAVLRQAAGRRHRLPNIRWVDDRLPELRTVCAGGQKFDLILVNAVWMHVAPDDRETALETLKNLLAPGAPLVVSLRHGPVEADRPMHPCPAEAFLGLARRHGLMVCKRLATPDRLGRREIAWKLSVLRRPRV from the coding sequence ATGTCCTGGGAGGATTTCTACAGCCAAAACGCTGTCCTGCTGGCGGCGCGCTACGAACGGTTGGACCCCGAGCGCCTGCACCGGGGGTGGCGGGAATTTCTGCCGGCAAGCGGCGCCGCGGTGCTGGACGTGGGGGCCGGCTCGGGCCGCGATGCGGCCTGGCTGGCGGGCCTGGGCCATGCGGTGGTGGCCGTGGAGCCGTGCGCGGTCCTGCGGCAGGCGGCCGGCAGGCGCCACCGGCTGCCGAACATCCGCTGGGTCGACGACCGTCTGCCGGAGTTGAGAACGGTGTGCGCCGGCGGCCAAAAATTCGACCTGATCCTGGTCAACGCGGTCTGGATGCACGTGGCGCCCGATGACCGCGAAACGGCCCTCGAGACCCTGAAGAACCTCCTGGCCCCTGGTGCGCCGCTGGTGGTCAGCCTGCGCCACGGGCCGGTGGAAGCCGACCGGCCGATGCACCCCTGCCCGGCGGAAGCGTTCCTGGGCCTGGCCCGCCGCCACGGGCTGATGGTCTGCAAGCGCCTGGCGACCCCCGACCGCCTGGGCCGCCGGGAAATCGCCTGGAAGCTCAGCGTGCTGCGCCGCCCGCGCGTGTGA
- a CDS encoding Hsp33 family molecular chaperone HslO — protein sequence MEKKHPYGATLKDQLKAGARDRIYRFVLADGQVRGAILHGTRMISEMRANHGLGILETLVLGHAYLGVGLMSGNCKGGDRIRLQIDCSGPIRGLVVEANAFGEVRGYLKTGVIPVHKPLESFNLSPFFGAGILSLTRYPEGSKRPFTGQVALLHGSIAKDLAHYHLTSEQIPTAFSLSIQFDRQGEVAGAGGLWLQALPGADEDAMGRLEQRVPALPSLGAAFGAGKDPKSLVVEAFGAFGPRFIGDYRVEFMCHCSREKTREVLRLLPVAELDDIRRNGPFPLEMRCHYCGSRYLFHPADIAQLCRQRTAGN from the coding sequence ATGGAAAAGAAACATCCCTACGGTGCGACTCTCAAAGATCAGCTCAAAGCCGGCGCCCGCGACCGGATCTACCGCTTCGTCCTGGCCGACGGGCAGGTGCGGGGGGCGATCCTGCATGGCACCCGGATGATCAGTGAAATGCGGGCCAATCACGGCCTGGGGATTCTGGAGACCCTGGTGCTGGGCCATGCCTACCTGGGTGTGGGGCTGATGTCCGGCAACTGCAAGGGCGGCGACCGCATCCGCCTGCAGATCGACTGCTCCGGCCCCATTCGGGGCCTGGTGGTGGAGGCCAATGCCTTCGGCGAGGTCCGCGGCTATCTCAAAACCGGCGTCATCCCCGTCCACAAGCCCCTGGAGAGCTTCAACCTGTCGCCTTTCTTCGGCGCCGGCATCCTTTCGCTGACCCGCTATCCGGAGGGCTCCAAGCGGCCCTTCACCGGCCAGGTGGCGCTGCTGCACGGCTCCATCGCCAAGGACCTGGCCCATTACCACCTGACCTCGGAGCAGATCCCGACGGCCTTCAGCCTCAGCATCCAGTTCGATCGCCAGGGGGAGGTCGCGGGTGCCGGCGGCCTATGGCTGCAGGCGCTGCCCGGTGCCGATGAGGACGCCATGGGGCGCCTGGAACAGCGGGTGCCGGCGTTGCCCTCGCTGGGGGCGGCGTTTGGCGCCGGGAAAGATCCCAAAAGTCTGGTGGTCGAGGCTTTCGGTGCTTTCGGGCCGCGATTTATAGGGGACTACCGGGTGGAGTTCATGTGCCACTGCAGCCGTGAGAAGACCCGCGAGGTTCTCAGGCTGCTGCCGGTTGCCGAACTGGACGACATCCGCCGCAACGGGCCCTTTCCCCTGGAGATGCGCTGCCACTACTGCGGCAGCCGCTATCTTTTTCACCCGGCTGACATCGCGCAGCTCTGCCGACAACGCACGGCGGGAAACTGA
- a CDS encoding DJ-1/PfpI family protein: MSAKKILMLVGDFVEDYEVMVPFQALQMIGHTVNAVCPEKKAGQTVRTAVHDFEGDQTYSEKPGHNFTLNADFDAVRAEDYDALVIPGGRAPEYIRLDQRVLQMVRHFADSGKPIAAICHGAQLLAAAGVLENRACAAYPAVGPDVSRAGGRFVEIAVDQAHVDGNLVTAPAWPAHPVWLARFLEVLGTQVTP, encoded by the coding sequence ATGAGTGCCAAAAAAATTCTGATGCTGGTGGGGGACTTTGTCGAGGACTACGAGGTCATGGTGCCGTTTCAGGCCCTGCAGATGATCGGGCACACCGTGAATGCGGTCTGTCCGGAGAAAAAGGCGGGGCAGACGGTGCGCACGGCGGTGCACGATTTCGAAGGGGACCAGACTTACAGCGAGAAGCCGGGGCACAACTTCACCCTCAACGCCGACTTCGACGCGGTGCGCGCCGAGGATTACGACGCCCTGGTGATTCCGGGCGGGCGAGCGCCGGAATACATCCGCCTGGATCAAAGAGTACTTCAGATGGTGCGGCATTTCGCGGACAGCGGCAAACCCATCGCCGCGATCTGCCACGGGGCCCAGCTGCTGGCGGCTGCCGGGGTCCTGGAAAACCGCGCCTGCGCCGCCTACCCGGCGGTGGGGCCGGATGTCAGCCGGGCCGGCGGGCGTTTTGTGGAGATCGCCGTGGACCAGGCGCATGTGGACGGCAACCTGGTCACGGCGCCGGCCTGGCCGGCACACCCGGTCTGGCTTGCCCG